One genomic window of Branchiostoma floridae strain S238N-H82 chromosome 4, Bfl_VNyyK, whole genome shotgun sequence includes the following:
- the LOC118414385 gene encoding prokineticin Bo8-like, which translates to MLIALLHVLFLARSLTAGLVLTGACETDTDCMGARGEGWCCAKWNPGSTLSVCKKLGVVNDMCHTTGEAVPYPFDGIRQFWRCPCEASLECVPITSETSIGRCGGSDAAVVKRGNVNHVYDGLNRLVLDSEFEMTSLTR; encoded by the exons ATGCTGATCGCTCTGCTTCACGTCTTGTTCCTGGCCAGAAGTCTGACTGCGGGGCTGGTGCTAACCGGG GCATGTGAGACAGACACGGACTGCATGGGTGCCCGTGGAGAAGGCTGGTGCTGTGCTAAGTGGAACCCCGGCTCCACCCTGTCAGTGTGTAAGAAGCTGGGGGTAGTCAACGACATGTGTCACACGACGGGCGAAGCTGTTCCCTATCCCTTCGATGGCATACG GCAGTTCTGGCGCTGCCCGTGCGAGGCGAGCCTGGAGTGTGTTCCGATCACGTCAGAGACCAGCATCGGGCGGTGTGGCGGGTCTGACGCCGCTGTGGTCAAGCGCGGAAACGTCAACCACGTGTACGACGGGCTTAATCGACTTGTATTGGACAGCGAATTTGAAATGACCAGTCTCACTCGTTAA
- the LOC118412771 gene encoding uncharacterized protein LOC118412771 isoform X3, with protein MPRRKNKSKKVLTKLSAWKAEQENKKTADEQSIAGQEKAEEQQVEGARERLADEQECEVTGEWQGEEFMFNPFTANDQLQLAASSSQKIMLEHIADGTQLEKRREAARGLGKNQSNLISASCRRTWQIAASFAKF; from the exons ATGCCAAGGcgtaaaaataaaagtaaaaaggtGCTGACAAAGTTAAGTGCATGGAAGGCAGAACAGGAAAATAAGAAGACAGCTGATGAGCAGAGCATTGCGGGACAGGAGAAAGCTGAAGAGCAGCAAGTAGAGGGAGCAAGAGAAAGGCTGGCTGATGAGCAGGAGTGTGAGGTAACAGGGGAGTGGCAGGGGGAAGAGTTCATGTTCAACCCCTTCACAGCAAATGATCAGTTGCAGCTGGCAG CGTCAAGCAGTCAAAAGATCATGCTGGAACACATAGCAG ATGGGACCCAActagagaagagaagagaagccGCACGGGGCCTAGGGAAGAACCAGTCAAACCTGATCTCAGCCAGCTGCAGAAGGACATGGCAGATAGCAGCCAGCTTTGCAAAGTTTTGA
- the LOC118412771 gene encoding uncharacterized protein LOC118412771 isoform X2, which yields MPRRRSKTNKSIQRLTSWKLEQERKADEQGIEVAEQEPAVEQGVEGAGQELADEQECEVTGEWQGEEFMFNPFTANDQLLLAASSSQKIMLEHIADGTQLEKRREAARGLGKNQSNLISASCRRTWQIAASFAKF from the exons ATGCCAAGGCGTAGAAGTAAAACTAACAAATCGATCCAGAGATTGACTTCATGGAAGCTGGAGCAGGAAAGGAAGGCTGATGAGCAGGGCATAGAGGTAGCAGAACAAGAGCCAGCTGTAGAGCAGGGAGTAGAAGGAGCAGGACAGGAGCTGGCTGATGAGCAGGAGTGTGAGGTAACAGGGGAGTGGCAGGGTGAAGAGTTCATGTTCAACCCATTCACAGCAAATGATCAATTGCTGCTGGCAG CGTCAAGCAGTCAAAAGATCATGCTGGAACACATAGCAG ATGGGACCCAActagagaagagaagagaagccGCACGGGGCCTAGGGAAGAACCAGTCAAACCTGATCTCAGCCAGCTGCAGAAGGACATGGCAGATAGCAGCCAGCTTTGCAAAGTTTTGA
- the LOC118412775 gene encoding toxin MIT1-like → MTMSLMAWSSVLTSCLLLCVLPSTVGSIVITGICESDEQCIEARGEGWCCALWNLGDAPTVCKRMGEEGEACHISSNYLPYPFTGARRFWRCPCDPNLTCKVDDAESRIGTCTSG, encoded by the exons ATGACAATGTCTCTCATGGCCTGGTCGTCTGTCCTGACTTCTTGTCTGCTTCTCTGCGTACTTCCATCAACTGTTGGATCCATTGTCATCACGGGG ATATGTGAGTCTGATGAGCAGTGTATCGAGGCGCGAGGCGAGGGCTGGTGCTGCGCCCTGTGGAACCTGGGGGACGCGCCCACAGTCTGCAAACGGATGGGAGAGGAGGGCGAGGCCTGTCACATATCCAGTAACTACCTGCCCTATCCCTTCACTGGCGCCAG aCGTTTCTGGCGATGCCCGTGTGACCCAAACCTCACGTGCAAGGTTGATGACGCGGAAAGCAGGATCGGTACCTGTACCTCCGGATGA
- the LOC118412774 gene encoding transmembrane emp24 domain-containing protein 9-like, with the protein MWPSVMKTLLFLVLYLSCTSALYFHIGETEKKCFIEEIPDETMVVGKYKTQLFDKTINDYLPSSPGVGMHVEVRDPDDKVLLSKAYSSEGRFTFTSHTPGEHVICLYSNSTKWGLFAGGKLRVHLDIQVGEHAIDYSQIAAKDKLTELQLRVRQLLDQVEQIQKEQNYQRYREERFRQTSESTNQRVLWWSIAQTIILLVTGFWQMRHLKSFFEAKKLV; encoded by the exons ATGTGGCCGTCTGTGATGAAAACTCTCCTGTTCCTGGTCCTGTACCTCTCCTGCACTTCTGCTCTGTACTTCCATATCGGGGAGACCGAGAAGAAATGCTTTATAGAAGAAATTCCGGACGAGACCATGGTAGTAG GGAAGTACAAAACACAACTTTTTGACAAGACAATCAACGACTACCTGCCGTCCAGTCCCGGGGTGGGGATGCACGTGGAAGTCCGTGACCCGGACGACAAGGTTCTCCTGTCCAAGGCGTACAGTTCGGAGGGGCGTTTCACCTTCACGTCACACACCCCAGGAGAGCACGTCATCTGTCTGTACAGCAACTCCACCAAGTGGGGACTGTTTGCTGGAGGGAAGCTG AGGGTACatctagacatccaggtggggGAACATGCCATTGACTACTCTCAGATCGCTGCCAAGGACAAGCTGACAGAGCTGCAGCTGCGTGTGCGCCAGCTGCTGGATCAGGTGGAACAGATCCAGAAGGAACAGAACTATCAAAGG TATCGTGAGGAGCGTTTCCGGCAGACCAGTGAGAGCACAAACCAGCGGGTGCTGTGGTGGTCCATCGCCCAGACCATCATCCTTCTGGTCACAGGCTTCTGGCAAATGAGGCATCTCAAGAGTTTCTTTGAGGCGAAGAAACTTGTATAA
- the LOC118412771 gene encoding uncharacterized protein LOC118412771 isoform X1, producing the protein MEGDGNCFYRAVSFHIFGTQEYHAVLRQRMIEYMSTMSEDLCSLLLEPGQTMEKFLSGECHPEGPPANLGTWATQVEIEAMSLLLGRCIFVYASSSQKIMLEHIADGTQLEKRREAARGLGKNQSNLISASCRRTWQIAASFAKF; encoded by the exons ATGGAAGGGGATGGAAATTGTTTCTATAGAGCAGTAAGTTTCCATATCTTTGGTACTCAAGAGTATCATGCTGTACTCAGGCAGCGTATGATTGAATACATGTCAACAATGTCTGAGGATCTTTGCAGTTTGTTATTGGAACCAGGACAAACCATGGAGAAGTTCCTGTCTGGTGAGTGTCATCCTGAGGGCCCTCCAGCAAATCTTGGTACGTGGGCCACGCAGGTTGAAATAGAGGCAATGTCCTTACTACTGGGAAGATGCATCTTTGTGTACG CGTCAAGCAGTCAAAAGATCATGCTGGAACACATAGCAG ATGGGACCCAActagagaagagaagagaagccGCACGGGGCCTAGGGAAGAACCAGTCAAACCTGATCTCAGCCAGCTGCAGAAGGACATGGCAGATAGCAGCCAGCTTTGCAAAGTTTTGA